A genomic segment from Candidatus Korarchaeum cryptofilum OPF8 encodes:
- a CDS encoding cell division protein SepF: protein MGFFRKIFGGKHEEEEYYEEGEEEGFEEEPLDVEPARPRFLSEKAITVKPMNLRSAEDVEQILNEINEGNIVLLRYDDLASEGEEKLKFMVQKLKERILEMGGDLVMIRDRGYPPILIVPRFIEIWRSPD from the coding sequence ATGGGTTTCTTCAGGAAGATATTCGGGGGCAAGCATGAGGAGGAAGAATATTATGAGGAGGGGGAAGAGGAGGGGTTTGAGGAGGAGCCCCTCGATGTTGAGCCAGCTAGACCGAGGTTCCTATCCGAGAAAGCCATAACAGTGAAGCCGATGAACCTCAGGAGCGCTGAGGATGTCGAGCAGATATTGAACGAGATAAACGAGGGGAACATAGTGCTTCTGAGGTACGATGATCTCGCTTCAGAGGGGGAGGAGAAGCTCAAGTTCATGGTCCAGAAGCTGAAGGAGAGGATACTGGAGATGGGCGGAGATCTCGTCATGATAAGGGACAGGGGCTATCCTCCGATACTCATAGTGCCCAGGTTCATCGAGATATGGCGCAGCCCGGATTAA
- a CDS encoding 50S ribosomal protein L37e: MKGTPSMGRRSRGQTHVRCRRCGRHSFNIRKGYCAACGFGRSKRIRSYAWAKG, encoded by the coding sequence ATGAAGGGAACGCCATCGATGGGAAGAAGGAGCAGAGGACAAACCCATGTCAGGTGCAGGAGGTGCGGGAGGCACTCTTTTAACATCAGAAAGGGATACTGCGCTGCGTGCGGCTTCGGAAGGAGCAAGAGAATACGCAGCTATGCATGGGCGAAAGGTTAA
- a CDS encoding acetyl ornithine aminotransferase family protein yields the protein MSGVIGPKIVTQVPGPRAKAIIERHHKSVATTTNDPEGMPLVIERGEGVWIWDVDGNVYLDFATGIGVNNVGIRHPEVQKAIEEQLNKIWHAAGTDFYIERQVELAEKLNQIAPGNFQKKTFFSNSGAESNEAAIKLARWSTQRKLFIGFIGAFHGRTLGVLSVTASKTTQRSRFFPTMPGVYHAPYPNPYRNPWHIDGYENPDELVSRAIEFIEEYMLNKYVPPEEVAAFMFEPIQGEGGYVVPPKNFFRELKKLADKYGILLIDDEVQMGMGRTGKMFAIEHFGVIPDILTLAKSLGGGIPIGATVYRSDLDFGTSGAHSNTFGGNAVACAAALATINVIQKSLDNVAKLEKIFKERLNEMKERYANIGDVRGIGLAWGVEFVKDRKTKEYARAERDKIILEALRRGLVMLPCGASTIRIIPALIMTEEQAKIGLDIFEQAIKAVLK from the coding sequence ATGAGTGGAGTTATCGGTCCGAAAATCGTAACACAAGTTCCCGGACCCAGGGCCAAGGCGATAATAGAGAGGCATCACAAGAGCGTAGCTACGACGACAAACGACCCTGAAGGTATGCCTCTCGTAATAGAGAGGGGAGAGGGTGTTTGGATATGGGATGTCGATGGGAACGTTTACCTCGATTTCGCAACTGGAATAGGGGTTAACAACGTCGGCATAAGGCATCCGGAGGTTCAAAAGGCCATAGAGGAGCAGTTAAATAAGATATGGCATGCGGCAGGGACAGATTTTTACATAGAGAGGCAGGTAGAACTCGCTGAGAAGCTCAATCAAATAGCTCCGGGGAACTTCCAGAAGAAGACCTTCTTCAGCAACAGCGGGGCGGAGAGCAATGAAGCTGCGATAAAATTAGCTAGGTGGAGCACGCAGAGGAAGCTCTTCATAGGATTCATAGGGGCTTTTCACGGGAGGACATTGGGTGTCCTGAGCGTTACAGCTAGTAAGACAACTCAACGCTCCAGGTTCTTCCCGACGATGCCAGGAGTATACCATGCCCCCTATCCCAATCCCTACAGGAACCCTTGGCATATAGATGGCTACGAGAATCCAGACGAGTTAGTCAGCAGGGCTATAGAGTTCATAGAGGAGTACATGCTGAACAAGTACGTGCCACCTGAGGAAGTGGCAGCTTTCATGTTCGAGCCAATTCAGGGGGAGGGAGGCTACGTCGTTCCACCGAAGAACTTCTTCAGGGAGCTCAAGAAACTCGCTGATAAGTACGGGATACTCCTGATAGATGACGAAGTTCAGATGGGGATGGGAAGGACAGGGAAGATGTTCGCAATCGAGCACTTCGGAGTGATTCCGGACATATTGACTTTAGCGAAATCTCTAGGTGGAGGTATACCTATAGGAGCTACCGTATACAGGAGCGACCTGGACTTCGGGACGTCAGGGGCTCACAGTAATACATTCGGCGGTAATGCTGTCGCTTGTGCTGCAGCTCTAGCTACGATAAATGTCATTCAGAAGAGCCTGGATAATGTGGCTAAGCTGGAGAAGATATTCAAGGAGAGGCTGAATGAGATGAAGGAGAGGTACGCCAATATAGGGGATGTCAGGGGGATAGGACTAGCCTGGGGAGTGGAGTTCGTCAAGGATAGGAAGACTAAGGAATATGCCAGGGCTGAGAGGGACAAGATAATTCTGGAGGCCCTGAGGAGAGGTCTTGTAATGCTTCCATGTGGAGCAAGCACGATTAGAATAATCCCGGCACTTATAATGACTGAGGAGCAGGCCAAGATAGGCCTAGATATATTCGAGCAAGCGATAAAGGCCGTTTTAAAATAA
- a CDS encoding LSm family protein, translating into MSSAMRYLAKSMNGSVLVILKNGVYVRGILKSYDNHLNLILDNAEEIMEGNAKKLGKRVLIRGDNVIAISTQKIEIGEEE; encoded by the coding sequence ATGTCGAGCGCCATGAGGTACCTCGCTAAGAGCATGAACGGAAGCGTGCTAGTGATACTGAAGAACGGGGTTTACGTTAGGGGAATACTGAAGTCATACGATAATCACCTCAACCTGATACTCGATAACGCGGAGGAGATAATGGAAGGGAATGCTAAGAAGCTGGGGAAGAGGGTCCTGATAAGGGGAGATAACGTTATAGCTATATCAACCCAGAAGATAGAGATAGGTGAGGAGGAATGA